One genomic window of Gossypium hirsutum isolate 1008001.06 chromosome D11, Gossypium_hirsutum_v2.1, whole genome shotgun sequence includes the following:
- the LOC107930889 gene encoding uncharacterized mitochondrial protein AtMg00810-like gives MISLEFERSDSKPTLYVKKNQAETQLILSLYVDNLLVIRGDKGMLHDFKRKIMKMFEMSDLGRMNYFLGMEVKQTANGIFLSQSSFAMKVLNKFSMKNCKPTSTPMAVGMKLSRQSSGEPVCETMYKSLIGSLLYLTATRPDIMFGVSMLSRFMNCCNDQYFQAAKRVLRYIKGTIDHGVLLKRAKNMKLTSYVDSDWAGSCDDMRSTSGYAFSLGSGMFCWSSKK, from the coding sequence ATGATCAGTTTGGAATTCGAGAGAAGTGATAGTAAACCAACTTTGTATGTGAAGAAAAATCAAGCTGAAACTCAGCTTATCTTGTCACTTTATGTTGATAATCTATTAGTTATTAGAGGAGACAAGGGTATGTTGCATGACTTCAagagaaaaattatgaaaatgtttgagATGTCTGATCTAGGCAGAATGAATTACTTCCTAGGAATGGAAGTGAAACAGACTGCAAATGGAATCTTTCTCAGCCAGAGTTCCTTTGCTATGAAGGTCTTAAACAAATTCTCTATGAAGAACTGTAAACCAACAAGCACACCAATGGCAGTTGGTATGAAGCTATCAAGACAGAGCAGTGGTGAACCAGTTTGTGAGACAATGTACAAGAGTCTCATTGGTAGTCTGCTGTATTTGACTGCAACAAGGCCTGATATTATGTTTGGTGTTAGTATGCTATCTAGATTCATGAATTGCTGCAATGATCAGTACTTTCAAGCAGCTAAAAGAGTGCTGAGGTACATCAAAGGCACCATTGATCATGGTGTGTTGCTCAAAAGGGCTAAAAACATGAAGCTGACAAGCTAtgttgatagtgactgggctggatcATGTGATGACATGAGAAGCACATCTGGATATGCATTTAGCCTTGGCTcaggcatgttttgctggagttctaaGAAGTAG